A window of the Lepus europaeus isolate LE1 chromosome 5, mLepTim1.pri, whole genome shotgun sequence genome harbors these coding sequences:
- the LMNA gene encoding lamin, whose translation METPSQRRATRSGAQASSTPLSPTRITRLQEKEDLQELNDRLAVYIDRVRSLETENAGLRLRITESEEVVSREVSGIKAAYEAELGDARKTLDSVAKERARLQLELSKVREEFKELKARNTKKEGDLMAAQARLKDLEALLNSKEAALSTALSEKRTLEGELHDLRGQVAKLEAALGEAKKQLQDEMLRRVDAENRLQTLKEELDFQKNIYSEELRETKRRHETRLVEIDNGKQREFESRLADALQELRAQHEDQVEQYKKELEKTYSAKLDNARQSAERNSNLVGAAHEELQQSRIRIDSLSAQLSQLQKQLAAKEAKLRDLEDSLARERDTSRRLLAEKEREMAEMRARMQQQLDEYQELLDIKLALDMEIHAYRKLLEGEEERLRLSPSPTSQRRGRASSHSSQTQSGGSITKKRKLESAESRSSFSQHARTSGRVAVEEVDEEGKFVRLRNKSNEDQSMGNWQIKRQNGDDPLLTYRFPPKFTLKAGQVVTIWAAGAGATHSPPTDLVWKAQNTWGCGNSLRTALINSTGEEVAMRKLVRSVTVVEDDDDEDGDDLLHHHHGSHCSSSGDPAEYNLRSRTVLCGTCGQPADKASAGGPGAQVGGSISSGSSASSVTVTRSYRSVGGSGGGSFGDNLVTRSYLLGNSSPRTQSPQNCRIM comes from the exons ATGGAGACCCCGTCCCAGCGGCGCGCCACCCGCAGCGGGGCGCAGGCCAGCTCCACCCCGCTGTCGCCCACCCGCATCACCCGGCTGCAGGAGAAGGAGGACCTGCAGGAGCTCAATGACCGCTTGGCCGTCTACATCGACCGTGTGCGCTCGCTGGAGACGGAGAACGCGGGGCTGCGCCTTCGCATCACCGAGTCGGAAGAGGTGGTCAGCCGCGAGGTGTCCGGCATCAAGGCCGCCTACGAGGCGGAGCTCGGGGATGCCCGCAAGACCCTCGACTCTGTGGCCAAGGAGCGCGCCCgcctgcagctggagctgagcaaagTGCGCGAGGAGTTTAAGGAGCTCAAAGCGCG cAACACCAAGAAGGAGGGTGACTTGATGGCCGCCCAGGCCCGGCTCAAGGACCTGGAGGCGCTGCTCAACTCCAAGGAGGCGGCGCTGAGCACCGCTCTCAGTGAGAAGCGCACGCTGGAGGGCGAGCTGCACGACCTTCGGGGGCAGGTGGCCAAG CTCgaggcagccctgggggaggccaAGAAGCAGCTGCAGGACGAGATGCTGCGGCGGGTGGACGCTGAGAACCGGCTGCAGACCCTGAAGGAGGAACTGGACTTCCAGAAGAACATCTACAGCGAG GAGCTGCGTGAGACCAAGCGGCGCCACGAGACCCGGCTGGTGGAGATCGACAACGGGAAGCAGCGCGAGTTTGAGAGCCGGCTGGCCGACGCGCTGCAGGAACTGCGGGCCCAGCACGAGGACCAGGTGGAGCAGTACAAGAAGGAGCTGGAGAAGACCTACTCGGCCAAg CTGGACAACGCCAGGCAGTCTGCTGAGCGCAACAGCAACCTGGTGGGGGCCGCGCACGAGGAGCTGCAGCAGTCCCGCATCCGCATCGACAGCCTCTCGGCCCAGCTCAGCCAGCTGCAGAAGCAG CTAGCAGCCAAGGAAGCGAAGCTGCGGGACCTGGAGGACTCGCTGGCCCGGGAGCGGGACACCAGCCGGCGGCTGCTGGCAGAGAAAGAGCGGGAGATGGCCGAGATGCGGGCTAGGATGCAGCAGCAGCTGGACGAGTACCAGGAGCTGCTGGACATCAAGCTGGCCCTGGACATGGAGATCCACGCCTACCGCAAGctcctggagggcgaggaggagag GCTACGcctgtcccccagccccacctcgcaGCGCCGGGGCCGCGCCTCCTCGCACTCGTCCCAGACGCAGAGCGGGGGCAGCATCACCAAGAAGCGGAAGCTGGAGTCGGCGGAGAGCCGCAGCAGCTTCTCGCAGCACGCGCGCACTAGCGGGCGCGTGGCCGTGGAGGAGGTGGACGAGGAGGGCAAGTTTGTGCGGCTGCGCAACAAGTCCAATGAG GACCAGTCCATGGGCAATTGGCAGATCAAGCGCCAAAACGGAGATGACCCCTTGCTGACTTACCGCTTCCCGCCCAAGTTCACCCTGAAGGCCGGGCAGGTGGTGACG ATCTGGGCTGCTGGAGCCGGGGCCACCCACAGCCCCCCTACCGACCTGGTGTGGAAGGCGCAGAACACTTGGGGCTGCGGAAACAGCCTGCGCACGGCTCTCATCAATTCCACTGGGGAA GAGGTGGCCATGCGCAAGCTGGTGCGCTCGGTGACTGTGGTGGAGGACGACGACGACGAGGATGGAGATGACCTACTCCATCATCACCAT ggctcccactGCAGCAGCTCGGGGGACCCCGCTGAGTACAACCTGCGCTCGCGCACCGTGCTGTGCGGGACTTGCGGGCAGCCCGCCGACAAGGCGTCTGCCGGCGGCCCGGGAGCCCAGGTGGGCGGATCCATCTCCTCTGGCTCTTCCGCCTCCAGTGTCACGGTCACGCGCAGCTACCGCAGTGTGGGGGGCAGTGGGGGTGGCAGCTTCGGGGACAACCTGGTCACCCGCTCCTACCTCCTGGGCAACTCCAGTCCCCGAACTCAG AGCCCGCAGAACTGCCGCATCATGTAA